A window of Castanea sativa cultivar Marrone di Chiusa Pesio chromosome 8, ASM4071231v1 genomic DNA:
AAAATGTGCTAATCATGTTCAGCTCTAGTGATTACTGATTACTAGCCTATCATAGACTGTAGACCACAAAAATACTTTATAATCTGGTCAGGTCACAGGAAAACAGTACATAGTCAGAAATAAAACTCGACAGAAATTGTGGTTCCAAATTAGTGGATGAACCCCTAAATGTTGTAGTTACATGTGGATTTTGATTGTCATTAAACaaagaaagttttaattttgaataagtAACCCACCAAAAGAAGTTACTTTGACGGCAGAACAATATGGTCAAATCCAAACTGCATTACCTTGTAAAATGATTAAGAAGCTCTTGAGCACTGATATTTATCAGCTAAGCCACAACTAaaattaggctaaaatgcaCTTTACATTTTAAGTTCCTCAACtttcaaaatttgcaatttactccatcaaatattaaatataatgaTGTCATGTGCCCCTTCCATTATTCTCCGTCACATTTTCGCCATTAACCAGCCCAAAATTgacttttttccccctatttttgGTTCCAAAAGATATTGTTTTTGGATGGGTTAATGAATTTAAAAGATTCTAATGGATGTCAATGGAATAGGCATGTTGACATTGTTGTAATACTCAAGGGTGTAACACACAAGTTTTCATAGTCAAAGGACTGATTTAGAAGTGGTTCCAAACTTAAGGGTGTAAATAGTATTTAGCCTAAAAATTATGGGGTctaatatatgaaaaaagagTGTCAAAGATCAAAAACAGTGAATTACCTCCATCATCCCTGTATGAACAGCCGAAACCATTAGAGGCTGGACAGGTAGAAGAAATGCCGATGCTGCCATCAAAAACTTTGGGTTGTCACCTCTGAGGGCTCTTGATAGACACTGACAAAATGTTTaccagttttcagttttatgtATAAGTGAGCAATTGAAAGAACTTGAAGAAGAATGTGAGCTGGTGGAGCTAATTGTttgcaaagaaacaaaaaaaaacttataatgtGTGATGTGTGCATACATATACATGCATGCATAAAATATATCAGTTTTCTTATATAGATGTACAAATACATGCATTGGTAAGTTAAGccaatttcttcatttttcataataaaataatttctgTGCAATTAATCATGAAAGTCATCTTTTCTAGGAAATAAGGAGAATGACTTAACATATGGGAGAACTGACACTAAGTTAACTTCAAAGCTGAAGTtgagtttaattgtttaagtaATTCACATAGGTTAATGCGGCACATTGATTTAGCATTATAGTTAATGTTTCTCGCTAGTTTGAGACACACACAAGCAACTTGTACGTGGACTAGCACAAACTAAACCAGATCAGTCAAAAGAAAATACTAGATCAAGACTGAATCATCAAGTATACACACACTGATACGCACATTAGCTCTGCTAATTTTGATATACAAGGTCAAGATTCATGAATCTCAAAGAATTATACAATTCAAAGCAGGTGTGCTGCAATACTTTTTCTGCATAGAAATCCTATTAAATTTTCATTCTAGCAGATGTTATAAAATCATGCGATGACATCAATCAGCCACATGTTTTTTCACTTTGAAAATTCCGAGTGATTAgcaaactatattattagtttCGACTTACTACTGTTGCTGTGGCTATCATTGTATAATCAGCCCATCTCAAATACTGCCTCAGTTTTCCTCTTGAAGTGTGGTACAAACTTGAGGCAACTCCAACTCCAATTAATGAATTAGCATACAGCTTAGTGCTCATGCTCTTTCTGCATTCCAGTCaagcaaataaaacaaatattagaagattcatttaaaaaaaaaattatgcttatCAACTAAATTGCAGCAAAATTTCACCTTGGGGCCTGGATTCCAAGAGCTATGAAAGGAAGTGAAGTAAGGACATTAGCCACTGTTTCTGAAAGATTCTGATCACCTAGCAAAAGTTAGcaaacatattaattttttcacaAGAGATTGGGCAGCCTGACATgcaaaaacaaagttagagaAAAGGGTATTTCTCTTTGCAATACCTTGAATACATCCCTGGATGGGCCTCAAACAGGCTGGTCTACGCTGCCATACCCATCTGGAGatgtaaacaaaaaattagtgCGGCTCATGCTGCATCAACTTTGCATGCAAACCACTATGTAAAGGAAAATGTAGATAGCAATGAGACTTCAAAAATGGGGGAATGAATCACAAGAATTACTTATACATATtagtaattaattttcctaTCTTTGATAAATTATTCTAATTACTTAACAATGTCTGAATACTTTAAAGCATATGTCAATAAGCAACTCTTTATTCCTTAAATTTTCACTCACTGCATCAATAGGCACTGATTTACTTCAATAATCGAAGTTCTATTGTTTGACTGAAGAAAATCTCCATCTTTAGTAGTCTCTTCCAATGCAAATGGTGAATGAGGCACCACATGCACCCCATGGACGCCCTCTAGGGCTCTGCTTGTATTCAATGTACTCTGTGGACACATAGGCTTTGCAGTAAAAAATTGAATCAATTCAATTGCCAGAAAGAACTTGCTGGCATCAATTGGAACGGAACAAGTGTGACCA
This region includes:
- the LOC142606816 gene encoding uncharacterized protein LOC142606816, with translation MCPQSTLNTSRALEGVHGVHVVPHSPFALEETTKDGDFLQSNNRTSIIEVNQCLLMQWVWQRRPACLRPIQGCIQGDQNLSETVANVLTSLPFIALGIQAPRKSMSTKLYANSLIGVGVASSLYHTSRGKLRQYLRWADYTMIATATVCLSRALRGDNPKFLMAASAFLLPVQPLMVSAVHTGMMEVVFAKRASKDPDLRTAHNVHKMSSLLGGVLFIADDVFPRTPYIHAAWHLAAAVGVGTLNKLLE